The Nocardioides humi genome includes a region encoding these proteins:
- the sufD gene encoding Fe-S cluster assembly protein SufD, producing the protein MTVTETAESAVRSALEADRVESHLNPPASYDLADHPVPTGREEVWRFTPLKRLRGLLDGEASDAHLKWDTTLPAGVTLTEITADEAVALGELAPNERPAALAAANAGGAVLLDVPAETVVAEPVVIRLTGSTVEDLVWSRLVYRIGAHAEVTIVLVHNGSARYSAISSFLVGDGAKVNVLSLQDWDDDAVHLGRDAIRVGRDASVKHTSISFGGDLVRMHANVEYAGPGGEAELLGLYFADEGQHLEHRLFADHNAPKTKSNVVYKGALQGQGAHTVWIGNVLIRKVAEGIETYEENRNLVLTDGCQADSVPNLEIETGEIEGAGHASATARFDDQQLFYLRSRGISEKEAQRLVVHGFFNDLIRKVDIPSIEEKLLETVEAELAKNVLKDLA; encoded by the coding sequence GTGACAGTGACTGAAACGGCTGAGTCGGCCGTCAGGTCGGCTCTGGAAGCAGACCGCGTCGAGAGCCACCTGAACCCGCCCGCGTCGTACGACCTGGCCGACCACCCCGTGCCCACCGGGCGCGAGGAGGTGTGGCGCTTCACGCCGCTCAAGCGGCTGCGCGGCCTCCTCGACGGCGAGGCGTCCGACGCGCACCTGAAGTGGGACACCACGCTGCCGGCCGGCGTCACGCTGACCGAGATCACCGCCGACGAGGCCGTGGCGCTCGGCGAGCTCGCGCCCAACGAGCGTCCCGCCGCGCTGGCCGCCGCGAACGCCGGCGGCGCCGTGCTGCTGGACGTCCCGGCCGAGACCGTCGTCGCGGAGCCGGTGGTCATCCGGCTCACCGGCAGCACGGTCGAGGACCTGGTCTGGAGCCGCCTGGTCTACCGGATCGGCGCCCACGCCGAGGTGACCATCGTGCTGGTCCACAACGGGTCCGCGCGCTACTCCGCCATCTCCTCCTTCCTGGTCGGCGACGGCGCGAAGGTCAACGTGCTGAGCCTGCAGGACTGGGACGACGACGCGGTCCACCTGGGCCGCGACGCGATCCGGGTCGGCCGCGACGCCTCGGTCAAGCACACCTCGATCTCCTTCGGCGGCGACCTGGTCCGGATGCACGCCAACGTCGAGTACGCCGGTCCCGGCGGCGAGGCCGAGCTGCTCGGCCTCTACTTCGCCGACGAGGGCCAGCACCTCGAGCACCGGCTGTTCGCCGACCACAACGCGCCCAAGACCAAGAGCAATGTGGTCTACAAGGGCGCGCTGCAGGGCCAGGGCGCGCACACCGTGTGGATCGGCAACGTGCTGATCCGCAAGGTCGCCGAGGGCATCGAGACCTACGAGGAGAATCGCAACCTGGTCCTCACCGACGGCTGCCAGGCCGACTCGGTCCCCAACCTGGAGATCGAGACCGGCGAGATCGAGGGGGCCGGGCACGCCTCGGCGACCGCCCGGTTCGACGACCAGCAGCTGTTCTACCTGCGCTCGCGCGGCATCTCCGAGAAGGAGGCGCAGCGCCTGGTCGTGCACGGCTTCTTCAACGACCTGATCCGCAAGGTCGACATCCCCTCGATCGAGGAGAAGCTGCTCGAGACCGTCGAGGCGGAGCTCGCCAAGAACGTCCTCAAGGACCTCGCGTGA
- a CDS encoding SRPBCC family protein — protein sequence MAALHPCDRVGVDFVDSAPHRFANSVDLAITPEQLFEVFADAEAWPRWASVIRHVEWTSPLPPRAGSTRAVSMLAGLEGAEEFLVWDPPRQMAFRFNEASERSIRAFAERYDIVPTPGGCRLTWTLALDVGGIGRHFMPLSGLVSNAAFRHFLKRLRGYTDERFG from the coding sequence ATGGCTGCCCTGCACCCGTGCGATCGCGTCGGCGTCGACTTCGTCGACAGCGCACCCCACCGCTTCGCCAACAGCGTCGACCTCGCGATCACGCCGGAGCAGCTGTTCGAGGTGTTCGCGGATGCCGAGGCGTGGCCGCGCTGGGCCAGCGTGATCCGGCACGTCGAGTGGACCTCTCCCCTGCCTCCTCGGGCCGGCAGCACCCGGGCGGTGTCCATGCTGGCCGGACTGGAGGGCGCCGAGGAGTTCCTGGTCTGGGATCCCCCGCGGCAGATGGCCTTCCGCTTCAACGAGGCCTCGGAGCGGTCGATCCGCGCCTTCGCCGAGCGCTATGACATCGTCCCCACGCCCGGCGGCTGCCGGCTCACCTGGACCCTCGCGCTCGACGTCGGCGGCATCGGGCGCCACTTCATGCCGCTCAGCGGCCTGGTCTCCAATGCCGCCTTCCGCCACTTCCTGAAGCGGCTGCGTGGCTACACCGACGAGCGGTTCGGCTGA
- a CDS encoding non-heme iron oxygenase ferredoxin subunit yields the protein MSFERACALVDVPDDEALGVTLDRYDVAIARDGDDVFALQDLCSHAAVPLSEGEVTDGTVECWLHGSCFDLRTGKPTGLPATEPVATFPVEIRGDDVYVDITTTLNGVTPS from the coding sequence GTGAGCTTCGAGCGGGCGTGCGCGCTGGTCGACGTACCGGACGACGAGGCCCTCGGGGTCACCCTCGACCGGTACGACGTCGCGATCGCCCGCGACGGCGACGACGTGTTCGCGCTGCAGGACCTCTGCTCGCACGCCGCGGTCCCGTTGAGCGAGGGCGAGGTGACCGACGGCACCGTCGAGTGCTGGCTGCACGGGTCCTGCTTCGACCTGCGCACCGGCAAGCCCACCGGCCTCCCGGCGACCGAGCCGGTCGCCACCTTCCCCGTCGAAATCCGCGGTGACGACGTGTACGTCGACATCACCACCACCCTGAACGGAGTCACCCCATCATGA
- a CDS encoding acVLRF1 family peptidyl-tRNA hydrolase: MLEVLVPPARWPRWRANFAASHGDPDLRVADGALHGAAPDGSWFAARLPFSQEYDGPPDADALGERVAAPAVWGVLLVRKGGFAVARVEAGAVVASKVGQRHVQGRTKAGGQSQQRFARRRANQARVAYEAAAEHAHTVLAGAREIVTGGDRTAVAEVLADPRLRSLAVVGPWLDVPDPRRAVLDRAVRDAGALVVAVENAAPH; the protein is encoded by the coding sequence GTGCTCGAGGTCCTGGTCCCGCCCGCGCGCTGGCCGCGCTGGCGGGCGAATTTCGCCGCCTCCCACGGCGACCCCGACCTCCGGGTCGCCGACGGGGCGCTCCATGGCGCGGCGCCGGACGGCTCCTGGTTCGCGGCCCGGCTGCCCTTCTCCCAGGAGTACGACGGCCCGCCCGACGCCGACGCGCTGGGCGAGCGGGTCGCGGCGCCGGCCGTGTGGGGCGTGCTGCTGGTCCGCAAGGGCGGGTTCGCCGTCGCCCGGGTCGAGGCCGGCGCGGTCGTGGCGAGCAAGGTCGGCCAGCGTCATGTGCAGGGCCGCACCAAGGCCGGAGGCCAGTCCCAGCAGCGCTTCGCCCGCCGGCGGGCGAACCAGGCGCGGGTGGCCTACGAGGCGGCCGCGGAGCACGCGCACACCGTGCTGGCCGGTGCGCGGGAGATCGTGACCGGCGGCGACCGGACCGCGGTGGCCGAGGTGCTCGCGGACCCGCGACTCCGCTCGCTCGCCGTGGTCGGGCCCTGGCTCGACGTACCGGATCCGCGGCGGGCGGTGCTCGACCGGGCGGTCCGCGACGCCGGGGCGCTGGTGGTCGCGGTGGAGAACGCTGCCCCGCACTGA
- the sufC gene encoding Fe-S cluster assembly ATPase SufC, which produces MSTLEIKDLQVQVQTEDGPKEILKGVTLTIRDGETHAIMGPNGSGKSTLAYSIAGHPRYEITGGSVTLDGEDVLAMSVDERARAGLFLAMQYPVEVPGVSVANFLRTAKTAIDGEAPKLRTWVKDVNGVMERMNLDASFSQRSVNEGFSGGEKKRHEIAQLDLLDPKVAILDETDSGLDIDALKVVSEGVNRFREREGKGVLLITHYTRILRYIKPDRVHVFVAGKVAESGGPELAEELEANGYERFLTAAV; this is translated from the coding sequence ATGAGCACCCTCGAGATCAAGGACCTGCAGGTCCAGGTGCAGACCGAGGACGGGCCCAAGGAGATCCTCAAGGGCGTCACGCTGACCATCAGGGACGGCGAGACCCACGCGATCATGGGCCCCAACGGCTCGGGCAAGTCCACCCTGGCGTACTCCATCGCCGGGCACCCCCGCTACGAGATCACCGGCGGCTCGGTGACCCTCGACGGCGAGGACGTGCTGGCCATGTCGGTCGACGAGCGCGCCCGCGCCGGCCTGTTCCTGGCGATGCAGTACCCCGTCGAGGTCCCCGGCGTCTCGGTCGCCAACTTCCTGCGCACCGCCAAGACCGCGATCGACGGCGAGGCCCCCAAGCTGCGCACCTGGGTCAAGGACGTCAACGGCGTCATGGAGCGGATGAACCTCGACGCCTCCTTCTCGCAGCGCTCGGTCAACGAGGGCTTCTCCGGCGGGGAGAAGAAGCGCCACGAGATCGCCCAGCTCGACCTGCTCGACCCGAAGGTCGCGATCCTCGACGAGACCGACTCCGGCCTCGACATCGACGCGCTCAAGGTCGTCTCCGAGGGCGTCAACCGGTTCCGCGAGCGCGAGGGCAAGGGCGTCCTGCTGATCACGCACTACACGCGCATCCTGCGCTACATCAAGCCCGACCGCGTCCACGTCTTCGTGGCCGGCAAGGTCGCCGAGTCCGGCGGCCCGGAGCTGGCCGAGGAGCTGGAGGCCAACGGCTACGAGCGCTTCCTGACGGCGGCGGTCTGA
- a CDS encoding type II toxin-antitoxin system HipA family toxin — protein sequence MTATDLESLRFVERADVHKAGEHAATLTRVAEGVEFRYRTAWLEAGGQPVATSLPVTPDPVVTPGGALPSYFAGLLPEGRRLGVLRRETKTSADDELTLLLAVGADAIGDVQAVPDGAAPTEVPPRIAIDDIGRASFAELLDELGVRAQRAALPGVQDKTSAAMINLPIARAGERHILKLNPVGELPHLVENEAFFLDAARRSGLTVPAHELVTDRDGAPGLLVRRFDRVTVEGKVRALAVEDGCQAADRPPADKYRLGADRVFAALTAVCDAPAVAGRDLLRQLAFAFLTGNGDAHAKNFTVLQDLSGEWRASPAYDLPCSQVYGDHTMALAVDGRTDARLGGEDFVALGTRLGVPERATRRMLDELTERADRWLGELDRLPFDAGRVRKLRRVIDHRRGQLRR from the coding sequence ATGACCGCCACGGATCTGGAGTCCTTGCGCTTCGTCGAGCGCGCCGACGTCCACAAGGCCGGCGAGCACGCCGCCACGCTCACCCGCGTGGCCGAGGGCGTCGAGTTCCGCTACCGGACCGCGTGGCTCGAAGCGGGCGGCCAGCCGGTCGCGACCAGCCTGCCGGTGACCCCCGACCCGGTGGTGACCCCGGGCGGCGCGCTGCCGTCGTACTTCGCCGGGCTCCTGCCGGAGGGCCGCCGGCTGGGCGTGCTGCGACGCGAGACCAAGACCTCGGCCGACGACGAGCTGACCCTGCTCCTCGCAGTGGGCGCGGACGCGATCGGGGACGTCCAGGCGGTCCCCGACGGCGCCGCGCCTACCGAGGTGCCGCCCCGGATCGCCATCGACGACATCGGTCGCGCCAGCTTCGCCGAGCTGCTCGACGAGCTGGGCGTCCGGGCCCAGCGCGCCGCGCTGCCCGGCGTGCAGGACAAGACCAGCGCCGCCATGATCAACCTGCCGATCGCCCGCGCCGGCGAGCGGCACATCCTCAAGCTCAACCCCGTCGGCGAGCTCCCCCACCTCGTCGAGAACGAGGCCTTCTTCCTCGACGCCGCCCGCAGGTCCGGGCTCACCGTGCCCGCCCACGAGCTGGTCACGGACCGCGACGGCGCCCCCGGCCTGCTGGTCCGACGCTTCGACCGGGTGACCGTCGAGGGCAAGGTCCGCGCGCTGGCCGTCGAGGACGGGTGCCAGGCGGCCGACCGCCCGCCGGCGGACAAGTACCGGCTCGGCGCGGATCGCGTGTTCGCGGCCCTCACCGCGGTCTGCGACGCGCCCGCGGTGGCCGGACGCGACCTCCTCCGGCAGCTCGCCTTCGCCTTCCTCACCGGGAACGGCGACGCTCACGCGAAGAACTTCACCGTGCTGCAGGACCTCTCCGGGGAGTGGCGGGCCTCGCCCGCCTACGACCTGCCGTGCTCACAGGTGTACGGCGACCACACCATGGCGCTCGCGGTCGACGGACGCACCGACGCCCGCCTCGGGGGCGAGGACTTCGTGGCGCTCGGGACGCGGCTGGGCGTGCCGGAGCGGGCCACGCGCCGGATGCTCGACGAGCTGACCGAGCGCGCGGACCGCTGGCTGGGCGAGCTCGACCGGCTACCGTTCGACGCCGGACGCGTCCGCAAGCTGCGGCGGGTGATCGACCACCGTCGCGGGCAGCTCAGACGTTGA
- a CDS encoding glycoside hydrolase family 16 protein, translating to MGNPSTLRPDSPPRRPRRHWRPTPLVVGAVIAVALGLGVVPDQVQPTAAERRAARPTISLPIQQGVRLAFAGRVRPRAAARLQVRRATGWKDVARDRASRRGQYVVTTVLPSRTRSYRVVADGRASVVRKLTVAPAAAPAPGGADVAPPAAVPTPASPASPAEPDPRPDLPTPDVPAAEQRPEEPAQEPAEKSPEEAAPAEPAEEAEPAAPSDDCGERPQKSDDTYWSCTFVDEFDGSTLDGAKWMPQQTWFSGMVGGDAGCYVSNPETISVGGGVLRLTSRRNLPPFTCVSPYGSFASRATVATVATRSRFTQVYGRFEARMRVPAERGIAGSHAAFWLYPQEHTYGVWPASGEIDVAEWFSARPANVYPSVHYEGEVPLLSSGGTCAIPTASSAFHTYAVEWTPTVMRFYYDDKLCFSHRWTPTRQTPPQPFDQPFYLVLTQVWGAAWNAPVAAMPDSSTLEVDWVRAWQ from the coding sequence ATGGGGAACCCGTCGACCCTACGGCCGGACAGCCCGCCTCGAAGGCCGCGCCGCCACTGGCGGCCGACCCCGCTCGTCGTCGGCGCCGTCATCGCCGTCGCGCTCGGGCTCGGCGTGGTGCCGGACCAGGTCCAGCCCACAGCCGCCGAGCGCCGGGCGGCGCGGCCGACGATCAGCCTCCCGATCCAGCAGGGGGTGCGGCTCGCCTTCGCGGGCCGGGTCCGGCCACGGGCCGCCGCCCGGCTCCAGGTACGCCGCGCGACGGGCTGGAAGGACGTCGCCCGGGACCGCGCCTCGCGTCGTGGGCAGTACGTCGTGACGACCGTGCTCCCGAGCCGGACCCGCAGCTACCGGGTCGTCGCGGACGGGCGGGCGAGCGTCGTCCGCAAGCTCACGGTGGCACCGGCCGCTGCGCCGGCGCCCGGCGGCGCCGACGTGGCGCCTCCGGCGGCGGTGCCGACACCGGCCTCGCCCGCCTCGCCGGCCGAGCCCGACCCCCGGCCGGACCTGCCGACGCCCGACGTCCCCGCGGCCGAGCAGCGGCCCGAGGAGCCAGCGCAGGAGCCGGCGGAGAAGTCCCCGGAGGAGGCCGCTCCCGCGGAGCCTGCCGAGGAGGCCGAGCCGGCGGCGCCGTCCGACGACTGCGGTGAGCGGCCGCAGAAGTCCGACGACACCTACTGGTCCTGCACCTTCGTCGACGAGTTCGACGGCTCCACCCTGGACGGCGCCAAGTGGATGCCGCAGCAGACGTGGTTCAGCGGCATGGTCGGCGGGGACGCGGGCTGCTACGTCAGCAACCCGGAGACCATCAGCGTCGGCGGCGGGGTGCTGCGGCTGACCTCCCGCCGCAACCTGCCGCCGTTCACCTGCGTCAGTCCCTACGGCAGCTTCGCCTCCCGCGCGACCGTGGCGACCGTCGCCACCCGGTCGCGGTTCACCCAGGTCTACGGGCGCTTCGAGGCGCGGATGCGGGTGCCGGCGGAGCGCGGCATCGCGGGCTCGCACGCCGCCTTCTGGCTGTACCCCCAGGAGCACACGTACGGCGTGTGGCCGGCGTCGGGGGAGATCGACGTCGCCGAGTGGTTCAGCGCCCGGCCCGCGAACGTCTACCCGTCGGTCCACTACGAGGGCGAGGTGCCGCTGCTCAGCTCGGGCGGGACCTGCGCGATACCCACCGCCAGCAGCGCGTTCCACACGTACGCGGTGGAGTGGACGCCCACGGTGATGCGGTTCTACTACGACGACAAGCTCTGCTTCAGCCACCGCTGGACGCCGACGAGGCAGACGCCGCCGCAGCCCTTCGACCAGCCCTTCTACCTCGTCCTCACCCAGGTCTGGGGCGCGGCCTGGAACGCACCGGTCGCGGCCATGCCGGACAGCTCGACCCTGGAGGTCGACTGGGTGCGCGCCTGGCAGTGA
- a CDS encoding metal-sulfur cluster assembly factor yields MTDNSDLPEVPEASTNASSNVALADIEEAMKDVVDPELGINVVDLGLVYGIHVDEGTNVVLDMTLTSAACPLTDVITDQTNSALEGLVNDVAINWVWMPPWGPDKITEDGREQLRALGFNV; encoded by the coding sequence ATGACCGACAACAGCGACCTGCCCGAGGTCCCCGAGGCCAGCACGAACGCGTCGTCGAACGTCGCCCTGGCCGACATCGAGGAGGCGATGAAGGACGTCGTCGACCCCGAGCTCGGCATCAACGTGGTCGACCTCGGCCTCGTCTACGGCATCCACGTCGACGAGGGCACCAATGTCGTGCTCGACATGACGCTGACCTCGGCGGCCTGCCCGCTGACCGACGTGATCACCGACCAGACCAACTCGGCGCTGGAGGGCCTCGTCAACGACGTCGCCATCAACTGGGTCTGGATGCCCCCGTGGGGCCCGGACAAGATCACCGAGGACGGCCGTGAGCAGCTGCGGGCGCTGGGCTTCAACGTCTGA
- a CDS encoding helix-turn-helix transcriptional regulator yields the protein MTAPPGGRLAAEVRARRAQLGLRQEEVADLAGVSERFVHSLENGKRTVQLDKVLAVLNALGLHLELHRGADGEIR from the coding sequence ATGACCGCTCCCCCCGGCGGCAGGCTGGCCGCCGAGGTGCGCGCCCGGCGGGCGCAGCTCGGCCTGCGCCAGGAGGAGGTCGCCGACCTGGCCGGCGTCTCCGAGCGCTTCGTCCACTCCCTGGAGAACGGCAAACGGACCGTGCAGCTCGACAAGGTGCTGGCCGTCCTCAACGCGCTCGGCCTGCACCTGGAGCTCCATCGCGGCGCCGATGGCGAGATCCGATGA
- the sufB gene encoding Fe-S cluster assembly protein SufB — protein sequence MTSIEELNPELKGIGRYEFGWADKNDVGANAKRGLNQDVVRDISGKKSEPGWMLDLRLKGLRLFDRKPMPTWGSDLSAIDFDNIKYFVRSTEKQAQSWEDLPEDIKNTYDKLGIPEAEKQRLVAGVAAQYESEVVYHQIREDLEEQGVIFLDTDTALKEHEDLFKEYFGTVIPVGDNKFAALNTAVWSGGSFIYVPKGVHVDIPLQAYFRINTENMGQFERTLIIVDEDAYVHYVEGCTAPIYSSDSLHSAVVEIIVKKGGRCRYTTIQNWSNNVYNLVTKRAVCEAGATMEWVDGNIGSKVTMKYPAVYLMGEHAKGETLSIAFAGEGQHQDAGAKMVHAAPHTSSSILSKSVARGGGRTSYRGLIQVNEGAHGSKSNVLCDALLVDQISRSDTYPYVDIREDDVSMGHEASVSKVSDDQLFYLMSRGMEEDEAMAMIVRGFVEPIAKELPMEYALELNRLIELQMEGAVG from the coding sequence ATGACCTCGATCGAAGAACTGAACCCCGAGCTCAAGGGGATCGGTCGCTACGAGTTCGGCTGGGCCGACAAGAACGACGTCGGCGCCAACGCCAAGCGCGGCCTCAACCAGGACGTCGTCCGCGACATCTCCGGCAAGAAGAGCGAGCCGGGCTGGATGCTCGACCTGCGCCTCAAGGGCCTCCGGCTCTTCGACCGCAAGCCCATGCCCACCTGGGGCTCGGACCTGTCGGCGATCGACTTCGACAACATCAAGTACTTCGTGCGGTCCACCGAGAAGCAGGCCCAGAGCTGGGAGGACCTGCCGGAGGACATCAAGAACACCTACGACAAGCTCGGCATCCCGGAGGCGGAGAAGCAGCGCCTGGTCGCCGGCGTCGCCGCGCAGTACGAGTCCGAGGTCGTCTACCACCAGATCCGCGAGGACCTGGAGGAGCAGGGCGTCATCTTCCTCGACACCGACACCGCGCTGAAGGAGCACGAGGACCTCTTCAAGGAGTACTTCGGCACCGTCATCCCGGTCGGCGACAACAAGTTCGCCGCGCTCAACACCGCGGTGTGGTCGGGCGGCTCGTTCATCTACGTCCCGAAGGGTGTCCACGTCGACATCCCGCTGCAGGCCTACTTCCGGATCAACACCGAGAACATGGGCCAGTTCGAGCGGACCCTGATCATCGTCGACGAGGACGCCTACGTGCACTACGTCGAGGGCTGCACCGCGCCGATCTACAGCTCGGACTCGCTGCACTCCGCGGTCGTCGAGATCATCGTCAAGAAGGGCGGCCGCTGCCGCTACACGACCATCCAGAACTGGTCCAACAACGTCTACAACCTCGTCACCAAGCGGGCGGTGTGCGAGGCGGGCGCGACCATGGAGTGGGTCGACGGCAACATCGGCTCCAAGGTGACGATGAAGTACCCCGCCGTCTACCTCATGGGCGAGCACGCCAAGGGCGAGACGCTGTCCATCGCGTTCGCCGGCGAGGGCCAGCACCAGGACGCCGGCGCCAAGATGGTGCACGCGGCCCCGCACACCTCGTCGTCGATCCTGTCGAAGTCGGTGGCGCGCGGCGGCGGCCGGACGTCGTACCGCGGGCTGATCCAGGTCAACGAGGGCGCCCACGGCTCGAAGTCCAACGTCCTGTGCGACGCGCTGCTGGTCGACCAGATCAGCCGCTCCGACACCTACCCGTACGTCGACATCCGCGAGGACGACGTGTCGATGGGCCACGAGGCGTCCGTCTCGAAGGTCTCCGACGACCAGCTCTTCTACCTCATGTCGCGCGGCATGGAGGAGGACGAGGCGATGGCGATGATCGTGCGCGGCTTCGTCGAGCCGATCGCCAAGGAGCTCCCCATGGAGTACGCCCTCGAGCTGAACCGCCTGATCGAGCTCCAAATGGAGGGCGCTGTCGGCTGA
- a CDS encoding cysteine desulfurase, with the protein MTLDGLLPELEVIRKDFPILERTLAGGLPLVYLDSANTSQKPQVVIDTMVDHLERHNANIARAMHQLGAESTEAFEAARDRVAAFIGAPERDEVIFTKNASEALNLAANVLAWPGERQVGPGDEVVITEMEHHSNIVPWQLLTQRTGATLRWFGITDDGRLDLSAVDELIDERTKVVSLTWVSNMLGTINPIGEIARRAHAVGALVVVDASQAAPQLPIDLAAMPAEERPDLLAFTGHKVVGPTGIGVLWGSRAVLEALPPFLGGGEMIETVRMEGSTYAGIPHKFEAGTPPIVEAIGLGAAVEYLGHIGLDAIHAHERAITGYALEGLQSVKGLTVLGPLDPAARGGAISFELEGVHPHDIAQVLDSRGVAVRAGHHCAKPAHARFGVQSSTRMSSYLYTEPREIDALVEGLEYTRSYFKLD; encoded by the coding sequence ATGACCCTCGACGGCCTCCTGCCCGAGCTGGAGGTGATCCGCAAGGACTTCCCGATCCTCGAGCGCACGCTCGCGGGGGGTCTGCCGCTGGTCTACCTCGACAGCGCGAACACCTCGCAGAAGCCGCAGGTCGTCATCGACACGATGGTCGACCACCTGGAGCGGCACAACGCGAACATCGCGCGGGCGATGCACCAGCTCGGCGCGGAGTCCACCGAGGCGTTCGAGGCCGCCCGGGACCGGGTGGCCGCGTTCATCGGCGCGCCCGAGCGGGACGAGGTGATCTTCACCAAGAACGCCTCCGAGGCGCTCAACCTCGCCGCCAACGTCCTGGCCTGGCCCGGCGAGCGCCAGGTCGGCCCCGGTGACGAGGTCGTCATCACCGAGATGGAGCACCACTCCAATATCGTGCCGTGGCAGCTGCTCACCCAGCGCACCGGCGCGACGCTGCGCTGGTTCGGCATCACCGACGACGGCCGGCTCGACCTGTCGGCCGTCGACGAGCTGATCGACGAGCGCACCAAGGTGGTCTCGCTGACCTGGGTCTCCAACATGCTCGGCACGATCAACCCGATCGGCGAGATCGCCCGGCGCGCGCACGCCGTGGGCGCGCTCGTCGTCGTCGACGCCTCGCAGGCCGCGCCGCAGCTGCCGATCGACCTCGCGGCGATGCCGGCCGAGGAGCGCCCCGACCTGCTCGCCTTCACCGGCCACAAGGTCGTCGGGCCGACCGGCATCGGCGTGCTCTGGGGCTCGCGCGCGGTGCTGGAGGCGCTGCCGCCCTTCCTCGGCGGCGGCGAGATGATCGAGACCGTGCGGATGGAGGGCTCGACGTACGCCGGCATCCCGCACAAGTTCGAGGCCGGCACCCCGCCCATCGTCGAGGCGATCGGCCTCGGCGCCGCGGTGGAGTACCTCGGCCACATCGGGCTCGACGCGATCCACGCCCACGAGAGGGCGATCACCGGCTACGCCCTGGAGGGCCTGCAGTCGGTGAAGGGGCTGACCGTGCTCGGCCCCCTCGACCCGGCCGCGCGCGGCGGGGCGATCTCGTTCGAGCTCGAGGGCGTGCACCCGCACGACATCGCGCAGGTGCTCGACAGCCGCGGCGTCGCCGTCCGCGCGGGCCACCACTGCGCGAAGCCCGCCCACGCCCGGTTCGGCGTGCAGAGCTCGACGCGGATGTCGTCGTACCTCTACACGGAGCCGCGGGAGATCGACGCCCTCGTCGAGGGGCTGGAATACACCCGTTCCTACTTCAAGTTGGACTGA
- the sufU gene encoding Fe-S cluster assembly sulfur transfer protein SufU, which translates to MTTANGQDLDALYQEIILDHYKNPHGKGLREAHEAEVHHVNPTCGDEVTLRVHLEDGADGKVVADVSYDALGCSISQASASVLYDLVVGKPVDEAMAIHQEFLTLMQGKGTVEPDEDVLEDGIAFAGVAKFPARVKCALLSWMAWKDATAQVVAEDGGK; encoded by the coding sequence ATGACCACGGCGAACGGTCAGGACCTGGACGCGCTGTACCAGGAGATCATCCTCGACCACTACAAGAACCCCCACGGCAAGGGCCTGCGCGAGGCCCACGAGGCCGAGGTGCACCACGTCAACCCCACCTGCGGCGACGAGGTGACGCTGCGCGTCCACCTCGAGGACGGCGCGGACGGCAAGGTGGTCGCCGATGTGTCGTACGACGCCCTCGGCTGCTCGATCTCCCAGGCCTCGGCGTCGGTGCTCTACGACCTCGTCGTCGGCAAGCCGGTCGACGAGGCGATGGCGATCCACCAGGAGTTCCTCACCCTGATGCAGGGCAAGGGCACCGTGGAGCCGGACGAGGACGTCCTCGAGGACGGCATCGCGTTCGCCGGCGTGGCGAAGTTCCCGGCGCGGGTGAAGTGCGCGCTGCTGTCGTGGATGGCGTGGAAGGACGCGACGGCACAGGTCGTCGCAGAAGACGGAGGCAAGTGA